A region of Salvelinus alpinus chromosome 6, SLU_Salpinus.1, whole genome shotgun sequence DNA encodes the following proteins:
- the LOC139577683 gene encoding uncharacterized protein: MANCMAFHTQMASIMEVLANAAVAEICKLVDDDYAVFRLEITQSQKENKALRRKLQQLEIKVTRDRADRTMRERVLASPSVKILDRYRGKAKVTLSGEGHHTGGHRNFVKPAGQNTWRDDQPITVDEGIGNATHHVIESAEAAGPGVKQEESEGEVDTRHSRDIQTGAAGAPPVATENPTTAQDQSRTRRSIMVSGTLNAILKSETDTKTLTGLNRLGCPPAPSSEYLLYGNTSPRTVLSHRDSVDTLQTVNDPSCSYTTEMIPGDMPVVLDAQTNPMKVDWNQYSSSGYSEGCLDKKGESLVVDEVTVKVEGDAPLTWNAYETHLGEGHSQGNTIDFLDYRESLETNLNVMTHSPLHTFTHDPLSMSMGPSDSHREQMAKARGEGAISGNGKEKRFLCMFCNKGFSCPQKVDIHQRVHTGVKPFSCTQCHMRFAQACTLKRHQRVHTGEKPFSCTQCHMRFAQAGDLKRHQRVHTGERPFACAHCGKRFSEKSYLRLHQQKKHSTLTNTFISKDKESF, translated from the exons atGGCTAACTGTATGGCTTTTCACACTCAAATGGCATCCatcatggaggtgctagcgaatgcagccgtggcagagatctgtaaactcgtagaTGACGattatgcagtgtttcgtttggaaataactcaaagccagaaagaaaacaaggcattgcggaggaaactacagcAACTGGAAATTAAGGTGACACGGGACAGAGCAGACAGGACAATGCGAGAGCGCGTCCTCGCCAGTCCCAGTGTCAAGATCCTCGACCGATACAGAGGAAAGGCAAAAG TCActctctcaggtgaaggacatcACACTGGAGGCCACAGAAACTTTGTGAAGCCAGCGGGACAAaatacatggagagatgaccaaccaatcactgttgatgagggaataggaaACGCAACCCATCATGTTATAGAG TCTgcagaggctgcaggtcctgggGTCAAGCAGGAAGAGTCTGAAGGAGAGGTGGACACACGGCACAGTAGAGACATCCAGACTGGAGCGGCTGGAGCGCCCCCTGTTGCCACGGAGAACCCCACCACCGCCCAAGATCAATCAAGGACCCGACGCAGCATCATGGTCAGTGGAACGCTGAATGCCATCctcaagtcagagacagacaccaagaccTTAACGGGGCTGAACCGACTGGGCTGTCCTCCTGCTCCAAGCTCAGAGTATTTACTTTATGGCAACACAAGCCCGAGGACTGTTCTGTCCCATCGGGACTCAGTTGACACTTTACAGACTGTCAATGATCCATCCTGTTCATACACTACAGAGATGATACCTGGTGACATGCCTGTGGTATTAGATGCACAGACTAATCCAATGAAAGTGGACTGGAaccagtacagtagtagtggatactctgaagggtgcctagATAAGAAAGGGGAGAGCCTGGTCGTAGATGAGGTGACTGTGAAAGTGGAGGGCGACGCTCCTCTGACATGGAATGCATACGAAACTCACTTAGGAGAAGGACACTCACAAGGCAACACCATTGACTTCTTAGACTACAGGGAAAGCTTAGAGACAAATCTAAATGTCATGACCCACTCCCCTTTACACACGTTTACACACGATCCATTATCCATGTCGATGGGGCCCTCCGATTCACACAGGGAACAAATGGCCAAGGCGCGTGGAGAGGGAGCCATATCAGGCAATGGTAAAGAGAAACGGTTCCTttgcatgttctgtaacaaaggcttcagctgcccCCAGAAGGTGGAcatccaccagagggtccacacaggggtgaaacccttcagttgtacccagtgtcacatgcgcttcgCCCAGGCATGCaccctgaagaggcaccagagggtccacacaggggagaaacccttcagctgtacccagtgccacatgcgcttcgcccaggctggtgacctgaagaggcaccagagagtccacacgggagagaggcCCTTCGCCTGTGCGCACTGTGGAAAGAGGTTCTCAGAGAAGAGCTACCTCAGGTTACACCAGCAGAAAAAACACTCCACTCTAACAAACACTTTTATATCAAAAGACAAAGAATCATTTTAG